A region of Culicoides brevitarsis isolate CSIRO-B50_1 chromosome 1, AGI_CSIRO_Cbre_v1, whole genome shotgun sequence DNA encodes the following proteins:
- the LOC134837571 gene encoding uncharacterized protein LOC134837571, translating to MAEKEEVIDNEFDPIIWDVRGDIRLQDLPVTRIQDSLELLKKFSITTNPLWINLGIDKDEEVIEEYCARLLHILKDCCSIAAISIETGKLLGLALCKIMSIDEYDWTLWKIMPTISTKLSKIFTLQYDIIKTSELTKGTCFHCFDLCVSDEIEEKNFEEVLMKQAYEASKSLKTDVFSYTCFRKEEAEKAKAAHMHLSKEIHYAFYTDNVGERIFKNIENEQTAYLFIRKTPKLQDFTKLYDFNKKLKKNK from the exons atggctgaaaaagaagaagtaaTTGACAATGAGTTCGATCCGATTATTTGGGATGTTCGTGGCGATATTCGGCTGCAGGACCTGCCAGTCACGAGAATTCAGGATTCACTGGAATTgctgaagaaattttcgattaCTACAAATCCGTTGTGGATTAATTTGGGCATCGACAAGGATGAAGAGGTTATTGAGGAATATTGTGCGCGGTTGTTACATATTTTGAAG gacTGTTGCTCAATCGCAGCAATTTCCATTGAAACGGGAAAATTACTTGGCCTCGCACTGTGCAAAATAATGAGCATCGACGAATACGACTGGACCTTGTGGAAAATTATGCCGAcaatttccacaaaattatcaaaaatttttacgttacAATATGACATCATTAAAACGTCGGAACTGACAAAAG GTACCTGTTTTCACTGCTTCGATTTGTGCGTTTCTGATGAAATTGAAG aGAAAAACTTCGAAGAAGTCCTCATGAAACAGGCTTACGAGGCATCAAAAAGTCTCAAAACCGATGTTTTTAGTTATACGTGCTTTCGAAAGGAAGAAGCTGAGAAAGCTAAAGCGGCGCACATGcat ttATCAAAGGAAATTCATTATGCATTTTATACGGATAACGTAGGAGAacgaatattcaaaaatatagaaaatgaGCAGACGGCGTATTTATTCATACGAAAGACCCCGAAATTGCAGGATTTTACCAAATTGTATgattttaacaagaaattaaagaaaaataagtga